A single region of the Actinoplanes sp. SE50/110 genome encodes:
- a CDS encoding homogentisate 1,2-dioxygenase — protein MTFYRQVGSIPPKRHTQHRRPDGGLYAEELVGEEGFSSDSALLYHRGIPSAIVDARPWQLPDQSLTPNTPLVPRHLRLHDLEYKDADPVTGRRLVLGNADVRITYAVSSEASPYYKNAIGDECVYVERGSATVETVFGALTVGRGDYVIIPRTTVHRWVPDGGEPLRTYAIEASSHIAPPARYLSRYGQFLEHAPYCERDLRGPVEPMLAEGTDVEVFVKHRGGGSIHVVPEHPFDVVGWDGCLYPYAFNIADFEPITGRVHQPPPVHQVFAGQNFVICNFVPRKVDYHPLAVPVPYYHSNVDSDEVMFYVDGDYEARKGSGIGKGSISLHPGGHSHGPQPGAVERSLGAEFFDELAVMVDTFRPLDLGEAGLASDDGRYAWSWSGRGPSA, from the coding sequence GTGACGTTCTACCGCCAGGTCGGCAGCATTCCGCCGAAGCGGCACACCCAGCACCGGCGGCCCGACGGCGGGCTCTACGCCGAGGAGCTGGTCGGCGAGGAGGGGTTCTCCTCCGACTCCGCACTGCTCTACCACCGGGGCATCCCGTCGGCGATCGTCGACGCGCGCCCGTGGCAGCTGCCCGACCAGAGCCTGACCCCGAACACCCCGCTCGTCCCCCGGCACCTGCGCCTGCACGACCTGGAGTACAAGGACGCCGACCCGGTCACCGGCCGGCGGCTGGTCCTCGGCAACGCCGACGTGCGGATCACCTACGCGGTGTCCAGCGAGGCGTCGCCGTACTACAAGAACGCCATCGGCGACGAGTGCGTGTACGTGGAGCGGGGCAGCGCCACCGTCGAGACGGTGTTCGGCGCGCTCACCGTCGGGCGCGGCGACTACGTGATCATTCCGCGCACCACGGTGCACCGGTGGGTGCCGGACGGCGGCGAGCCGCTGCGTACGTACGCCATCGAGGCCAGCTCGCACATCGCGCCGCCCGCGCGCTACCTGAGCCGGTACGGCCAGTTCCTGGAACACGCGCCGTACTGCGAGCGCGACCTGCGCGGCCCGGTCGAGCCGATGCTCGCCGAAGGCACCGACGTCGAGGTCTTTGTCAAGCACCGCGGCGGCGGCAGCATCCACGTCGTGCCCGAGCACCCGTTCGACGTGGTCGGCTGGGACGGCTGCCTCTACCCGTACGCCTTCAACATCGCCGACTTCGAGCCGATCACCGGCCGGGTCCACCAGCCGCCGCCGGTGCACCAGGTCTTCGCCGGGCAGAACTTCGTGATCTGCAACTTCGTCCCGCGCAAGGTCGACTATCACCCGCTGGCCGTCCCGGTGCCGTACTACCACTCGAACGTCGACTCGGACGAGGTGATGTTCTACGTCGACGGCGACTACGAGGCCCGCAAGGGCTCCGGCATCGGCAAGGGCTCGATCTCACTGCACCCGGGTGGTCACTCGCACGGGCCGCAGCCGGGCGCGGTGGAACGCTCCCTCGGTGCGGAGTTCTTCGACGAGCTGGCGGTCATGGTGGACACGTTCCGGCCACTCGACCTCGGCGAGGCGGGGTTGGCCTCGGACGACGGCCGCTACGCGTGGTCCTGGTCCGGCCGCGGTCCGTCCGCATGA
- a CDS encoding aminotransferase class I/II-fold pyridoxal phosphate-dependent enzyme encodes MRLSQRALSAEPFHAMAFGRRAGELEAAGHDVVRLGLGEPDFGAPPAVREAMRRVMDGRPLPYTPAFGLPALRAAIAGFYRERHGVQVDPARIAVTPGASGALLLVAAATTDPGDEVIVADPSYPCNRQLVETFGGTVVTAATTPESRYQLDTAAVDAVWSERTRAVMVASPANPTGTSLPFADLVEVCARARARDAWRIVDEIYLDLADPAADGTPPRTILSADPDALVINSFSKYFGMTGWRLGWCVLPEALVPAAERLAMNYFLCASTPAQIAALECFTPESLAVCEQRRRELLARRAIALEGLAGIGLPVPVPPDGAFYVYFDVSGTGLGAWEFCRRALEEAFVSVTPGRDFAVATAESHVRLSYAASREALREGLARLSRFVQQLRRESAPGR; translated from the coding sequence ATGAGGTTGTCGCAGCGCGCCCTGTCGGCCGAGCCGTTCCACGCGATGGCGTTCGGGCGGCGCGCCGGTGAGCTGGAGGCGGCCGGGCACGACGTGGTCCGGCTCGGCCTCGGCGAACCGGACTTCGGCGCGCCGCCCGCGGTCCGCGAGGCGATGCGTCGGGTGATGGACGGGCGGCCGCTGCCGTACACCCCGGCCTTCGGGTTGCCGGCGCTGCGCGCGGCGATCGCCGGGTTCTACCGCGAGCGGCACGGGGTGCAGGTCGATCCGGCCCGGATCGCGGTCACCCCCGGAGCGTCCGGAGCGCTGCTGCTGGTCGCGGCCGCGACCACCGACCCGGGCGACGAGGTGATCGTGGCCGACCCGTCATACCCGTGCAACCGCCAGCTGGTGGAGACGTTCGGCGGCACCGTGGTCACCGCCGCCACCACCCCGGAGTCGCGCTATCAGCTGGACACCGCCGCGGTCGACGCGGTCTGGAGCGAGCGGACCCGGGCGGTGATGGTGGCCAGCCCGGCCAACCCGACCGGGACGTCCCTCCCGTTCGCCGACCTGGTCGAGGTCTGCGCCCGGGCCCGGGCGCGGGACGCCTGGCGCATCGTCGACGAGATCTACCTGGACCTGGCCGACCCGGCCGCGGACGGGACGCCGCCGCGCACGATCCTGTCCGCCGACCCGGACGCTCTGGTGATCAACAGTTTCTCCAAGTACTTCGGGATGACCGGCTGGCGGCTCGGCTGGTGCGTGCTGCCCGAGGCGCTCGTGCCGGCGGCCGAACGGCTGGCGATGAACTACTTCCTGTGCGCCTCCACCCCGGCCCAGATCGCGGCGTTGGAGTGCTTCACCCCCGAGTCCCTGGCGGTGTGCGAGCAGCGGCGGCGGGAGTTGCTGGCCCGGCGGGCCATCGCGCTGGAGGGGCTGGCCGGGATCGGGCTGCCGGTGCCGGTGCCGCCGGACGGGGCCTTCTACGTGTATTTCGACGTCAGCGGCACCGGGCTGGGGGCGTGGGAGTTCTGCCGCCGGGCCCTCGAGGAAGCGTTCGTGTCGGTGACCCCGGGCCGGGACTTCGCAGTGGCCACCGCGGAGAGCCACGTCCGGCTCTCCTACGCGGCGTCCCGGGAGGCCCTGCGCGAGGGCCTGGCCCGGCTCAGTCGGTTTGTTCAGCAACTTCGGCGGGAATCGGCTCCGGGTCGCTGA
- a CDS encoding AI-2E family transporter — protein sequence MASTLSTSKTRAAMRDAARVSAQTLLILLLLYVFLELLGMAWSVLWPLVVALLLTTLTWPPVRWLRGRGWPPALAASLVTILFLALVAGIVVLIAVPVSAQSGKLGQGVVDGIQTVRDWASGPPLRISDDQVNSGLNSAVDKLQASVGSIANATLAGVSTIVNGLVTTILALFLMFFFLKDGPRFLPWLSRQLPGRLGDDVPAIAGRSWNTLSAFVRSQAFVGLLDAVFIGLGLWIVGVPLVLPLAVLTFVTAFVPIVGAVFAGLVAVLIALVFNGWVKALIVLGIILLVQQLEGNVFQPMIQSRGLGLHAAVVLLAVTLGGNLAGIVGSLLAVPVAAIVSVIWNYLREQLSDPEPIPAEVAEQTD from the coding sequence ATGGCGTCCACCTTGAGCACCAGCAAGACCCGGGCGGCGATGCGTGACGCCGCCCGGGTCTCCGCGCAGACCCTGCTGATCCTGCTGCTCCTGTACGTGTTCCTGGAGCTGCTCGGGATGGCCTGGTCGGTGCTCTGGCCGCTGGTGGTGGCCCTGCTGCTGACCACCCTGACCTGGCCGCCGGTGCGCTGGCTGCGCGGCCGGGGGTGGCCGCCGGCGCTGGCCGCGTCGCTGGTCACGATCCTGTTCCTGGCCCTGGTCGCCGGCATCGTGGTGCTGATCGCGGTGCCGGTCTCGGCGCAGAGCGGCAAGCTGGGCCAGGGTGTGGTCGACGGCATCCAGACGGTCCGTGACTGGGCGTCCGGCCCGCCGCTGCGGATCAGCGACGACCAGGTCAACAGCGGTCTCAACAGTGCCGTCGACAAGCTGCAGGCCAGCGTCGGCAGCATCGCGAACGCCACCCTGGCCGGGGTGAGCACGATCGTGAACGGCCTGGTCACCACGATCCTCGCGCTGTTCCTGATGTTCTTCTTCCTCAAGGACGGCCCACGGTTCCTGCCCTGGTTGTCCCGTCAGCTGCCGGGCCGGCTCGGCGACGACGTCCCGGCGATCGCCGGGCGCAGCTGGAACACGCTCAGCGCGTTCGTCCGCTCGCAGGCGTTCGTCGGGCTGCTCGACGCGGTCTTCATCGGGCTCGGCCTGTGGATCGTCGGGGTGCCGCTGGTGCTGCCGCTGGCCGTGCTCACCTTCGTCACCGCGTTCGTCCCGATCGTCGGCGCGGTCTTCGCCGGCCTGGTCGCGGTGCTGATCGCGCTGGTCTTCAACGGCTGGGTAAAGGCGCTGATCGTGCTCGGCATCATCCTGCTGGTGCAGCAGCTGGAGGGCAACGTCTTCCAGCCGATGATCCAGAGCCGCGGGCTGGGCCTGCACGCGGCCGTGGTGCTGCTCGCCGTGACCCTGGGCGGCAACCTGGCCGGGATCGTCGGCAGCCTGCTCGCCGTCCCGGTCGCCGCGATCGTCTCGGTGATCTGGAACTATCTGCGCGAGCAGCTCAGCGACCCGGAGCCGATTCCCGCCGAAGTTGCTGAACAAACCGACTGA
- a CDS encoding DUF1707 domain-containing protein, whose amino-acid sequence MYPSPHVRVSDSDREAVVARLSTATAEGRLTIEEFSERSRSAYAARTWGELSRVLYDLPGDELVATPAAAAAGSRLPLLALIAGALPLPLALCAQVVLPAPICAVTAVVLGIMALRGPADTVRHGRRMAIGGIALGGLGVLAIVTGIAQFLFGGSLDA is encoded by the coding sequence ATGTACCCCTCGCCGCACGTCCGGGTGTCGGACTCCGACCGGGAGGCGGTCGTCGCCCGGCTCAGCACGGCGACCGCCGAGGGCCGACTCACCATCGAGGAGTTCAGCGAGCGCTCCCGGTCCGCGTATGCCGCCCGCACCTGGGGCGAGCTGTCCCGGGTCCTCTACGACCTGCCCGGCGACGAGCTCGTGGCGACACCGGCCGCGGCCGCCGCCGGGAGCCGGCTGCCGCTGCTCGCCCTGATCGCCGGGGCGCTGCCGCTGCCGCTGGCGCTCTGCGCCCAGGTGGTGCTGCCCGCCCCGATCTGCGCGGTCACCGCGGTGGTGCTGGGCATCATGGCGCTGCGCGGCCCGGCGGACACGGTGCGACACGGCCGCCGGATGGCGATCGGCGGGATCGCGCTGGGCGGGCTCGGCGTCCTGGCCATCGTCACGGGCATCGCGCAGTTCCTCTTCGGGGGCTCCCTCGACGCCTAG
- a CDS encoding SDR family NAD(P)-dependent oxidoreductase, whose protein sequence is MRVAGRTLVVTGAGDAIGRAVALEAARRGARVAAVDTDPAELRETARQVVAPLLLSTHLLSPGPAPTGIEALPRAVLDRWGQVDAVIHCAPDGTPVVARAFLPTLRLRPEAHLVHVADSRSPAADRAAAKAFAHELRAETTLFVAMVFPTDPRRPYQAARDILDGMERNAYPARIGSDRRIRDVRGVAALLMARLRELVA, encoded by the coding sequence GTGAGAGTGGCGGGCAGAACCCTGGTGGTCACCGGTGCCGGCGACGCGATCGGGCGGGCCGTGGCCCTCGAAGCGGCCCGGCGCGGCGCCCGGGTGGCCGCGGTCGACACCGACCCGGCCGAGCTGCGCGAAACCGCCCGGCAGGTGGTCGCCCCGCTGTTGCTCTCCACCCACCTGCTCAGCCCCGGCCCGGCCCCGACCGGCATCGAGGCGCTGCCGCGGGCCGTGCTCGACCGCTGGGGTCAGGTCGATGCCGTCATCCACTGTGCGCCCGACGGGACGCCGGTGGTGGCCCGCGCCTTCCTGCCCACCCTGCGACTGCGGCCCGAGGCGCACCTGGTGCACGTGGCCGACAGCCGGTCGCCGGCCGCCGACCGGGCCGCGGCGAAGGCCTTCGCCCACGAGCTGCGCGCCGAGACCACCCTGTTCGTCGCCATGGTGTTCCCCACCGATCCGCGCCGCCCCTACCAGGCCGCCCGGGACATCCTCGACGGGATGGAACGCAACGCGTACCCCGCCCGGATCGGCTCCGACCGGCGGATCCGGGACGTGCGCGGCGTCGCGGCCCTGCTGATGGCGCGCCTGCGGGAACTGGTCGCGTAA
- a CDS encoding polysaccharide deacetylase family protein, which translates to MLSRRALLRTGLAGLAGVAVGAAGAREIPHWLGWDRPPVLGGYAAAADQLDGLHQPGVAVRYFVDTSEPLVAFTFDDGPAPHWTPMVLDALDAAGVPATFFMVGSRLERHADLVRGRMDRHAIGNHTWAHDDLATLDLGAVTRNLQRTEQEIRRHFDRQVTLLRPPFGHIGGSTMLAADQLGYDVVLWSKAMREQLFHDDPMGQARDIVDSVRPGSIILAHDEGDDKRLVTVHGLAAMFDGLRKRGFRMVTVPDLIAAGTSPSQGSH; encoded by the coding sequence ATGCTGAGCCGCCGCGCCCTGCTGCGCACCGGCCTGGCCGGCCTCGCCGGGGTGGCCGTCGGCGCGGCCGGGGCCCGGGAGATCCCGCACTGGCTGGGCTGGGACCGCCCGCCGGTGCTGGGCGGCTACGCCGCGGCCGCCGACCAGCTGGACGGCCTGCACCAGCCGGGTGTCGCGGTCCGCTACTTCGTCGACACCTCCGAGCCACTGGTCGCGTTCACCTTCGACGACGGGCCGGCCCCGCACTGGACGCCGATGGTCCTCGACGCGCTGGACGCCGCGGGCGTGCCGGCCACCTTCTTCATGGTCGGCAGCCGCCTGGAGCGCCACGCCGACCTGGTCCGCGGCCGGATGGACCGGCACGCGATCGGCAACCACACCTGGGCGCACGACGACCTGGCCACCCTGGACCTGGGCGCGGTCACCCGCAACCTGCAGCGCACCGAGCAGGAGATCCGCCGGCACTTCGACCGCCAGGTGACCCTGCTGCGGCCGCCGTTCGGGCACATCGGCGGCTCCACCATGCTGGCCGCCGACCAACTCGGCTACGACGTGGTGCTCTGGTCCAAGGCGATGCGCGAGCAGCTGTTCCACGACGACCCGATGGGCCAGGCCCGGGACATCGTCGACTCGGTCCGCCCCGGGTCGATCATCCTGGCCCACGACGAGGGCGACGACAAACGCCTGGTGACCGTCCACGGCCTGGCCGCCATGTTCGACGGCCTGCGCAAGCGCGGCTTCCGGATGGTCACCGTCCCCGACCTGATCGCCGCCGGCACCTCACCGAGCCAGGGCAGTCACTAG